From a single Sus scrofa isolate TJ Tabasco breed Duroc chromosome 13, Sscrofa11.1, whole genome shotgun sequence genomic region:
- the CPN2 gene encoding carboxypeptidase N subunit 2, with translation MAGPPTAHQPLMEMLRGAWLCGACLLLLARPTQPCPVGCDCFIHEVFCSEEELAAIPPDIPPHATDIIFVETSFTTVGARAFSGSPNLTKVVFLNTQVCHFGPDAFGGLPRLQDLEITGGAFSNLSSNIFSNLASLVKFTLNFNKLEALPEGLFGHMDALESLQLQGNQLQTLPRHLFQPLRHLKTLNLAQNLLAQLPEELFHPLGSLETLRLSNNVLASLPKGVFGKLSSLQELFLDGNSISELPPEVFAQLPHLEKLWLQRNAIRQLPPAIFSSLGNLTFLNLQGNALKMLPTGLFAHSPGLISLSLSHNQLEMVPEGAFANLSSLGSLTLSHNALTHLPTGVFRGLDGLVKLYLGYNNLTALHPALFQNLSKLELLSLSRNLLTTLPEGIFNTNYNLFNLALHGNPWQCDCHLAYLFNWLHQFSDRLFNIQTYCAGPAYLKGQVVPALVEEQLVCPVTRDHLGFQAPGPEDREPGDDWDLAAADRAARSRCTYSNPEGTVVLACDEAKCRWLNVQLSSRQASGSPGLMVNACQEWDLKSSCGSVRVTVSIEARAGEP, from the exons ATGGCCGGTCCCCCCACCGCCCATCAGCCCCTCATG GAGATGCTGCGAGGTGCCTGGCTCTGCGGGgcctgcctcctgctcctggccaggcccacccagccctgccccgtGGGGTGTGATTGCTTCATCCACGAGGTGTTCTGCTCCGAGGAGGAGCTGGCCGCCATCCCGCCGGACATCCCGCCACACGCCACAGACATCATCTTTGTGGAGACCTCGTTCACCACGGTGGGAGCCAGGGCCTTCAGTGGCAGCCCCAACCTGACCAAAGTGGTCTTCCTCAACACCCAGGTGTGCCACTTCGGGCCAGATGCCTTCGGGGGGCTGCCCAGGCTCCAGGACCTCGAGATCACCGGTGGTGCCTTCTCCAATCTCAGCTCCAACATCTTCTCCAACCTGGCTTCCCTCGTCAAGTTCACCCTCAACTTCAACAAGCTGGAAGCTCTGCCCGAGGGCCTCTTCGGGCACATGGATGCCCTGGAGTCCCTCCAGCTGCAGGGCAACCAGCTCCAGACCCTACCCAGGCATCTCTTCCAGCCTCTGAGACATCTGAAGACTCTCAACCTCGCTCAGAACCTCCTGGCCCAGCTGCCCGAGGAACTGTTCCACCCGCTTGGCAGCCTGGAAACCCTGAGGCTGAGCAACAATGTGCTGGCCAGCCTGCCCAAGGGGGTGTTCGGCAAGCTGAGTAGCTTGCAGGAACTCTTCCTGGATGGCAACTCCATCTCTGAGCTGCCCCCGGAAGTGTTCGCGCAGCTCCCCCACCTGGagaagctgtggctgcagcgCAATGCCATCCGGCAGCTGCCCCCGGCCATTTTCTCCTCCCTGGGCAACCTGACCTTCCTGAACTTGCAGGGAAATGCCTTGAAGATGCTGCCCACCGGCCTCTTCGCCCATTCCCCGGGCCTGATCAGCCTGTCCCTATCCCACAACCAGCTGGAGATGGTCCCCGAGGGAGCCTTCGCCAACCTGTCCAGCCTGGGTTCCCTCACACTGTCACACAACGCCCTCACCCATCTCCCCACTGGCGTCTTCAGGGGCCTCGACGGGCTGGTCAAGCTCTACCTGGGCTATAACAACCTGACGGCCCTGCACCCAGCCCTCTTCCAGAATCTGTCCAAGCTGGAGCTGCTCAGCCTCTCCAGGAACCTCCTGACCACACTGCCAGAGGGCATCTTCAACACCAACTACAACCTGTTCAACCTCGCCCTGCACGGCAACCCCTGGCAGTGCGACTGTCACCTAGCCTACCTCTTCAACTGGCTGCACCAGTTCAGTGACCGGCTCTTCAACATCCAGACCTACTGTGCGGGCCCTGCCTACCTGAAGGGCCAGGTGGTGCCCGCCCTGGTGGAGGAGCAGCTAGTCTGTCCTGTCACCCGGGACCACCTGGGCTTCCAGGCCCCGGGGCCGGAAGACAGGGAGCCAGGGGATGACTGGGATCTGGCGGCGGCGGATAGGGCAGCACGGAGCCGGTGCACCTACAGCAATCCCGAGGGCACCGTGGTGCTGGCTTGTGACGAGGCCAAATGTCGCTGGCTGAACGTCCAGCTGTCTTCCAGGCAGGCCTCAGGCTCCCCGGGACTGATGGTCAATGCCTGTCAGGAGTGGGACTTGAAGTCGAGTTGCGGCTCTGTGAGGGTAACTGTGTCAATTGAGGCTCGGGCAGGGGAGCCCTAG
- the LRRC15 gene encoding leucine-rich repeat-containing protein 15 produces MPLKHYLLLLVGCQVWAAGLAYYGCPSECTCSRASQVECIGARIVAVPTPLPWNAMSLQILNTHITELNESPFLNISALIALRIEKNELSHIMPGAFRNLGSLRYLSLANNKLQVLPVGLFQGLDNLESLLLSSNQLVQIQPAHFSQFSNLKELQLHGNHLEYIPDGVFDHLVGLTKLNLGKNSLTHLSPRVFQRLGNLQVLRLYENRLSDLPMGCFDGLGNLQELALQQNQIGMLPPGLFHNNRNLQRLYLSNNHISQLPPGIFMQLPQLNRLTLFGNSLKELSPGIFGPMHNLRELWLYDNHITSLPDNVFSSLRQLQVLILSRNQISYISPDAFNGLVELQELSLHTNALQELDGNVFRMLTNLQNISLQNNRLRQLPGNIFANVNDLMTIQLQNNQLENLPLGIFDHLGKLCELRLYDNPWRCDSDILPLHNWLLLNRARLGTDTLPVCFSPASVRGQSLIIISISVAIPSVQGPVTPEVPSHPDTSQYPDTSSYTDTTSVSSATDFTSTVSDYTDLTTIGVTDSQSMTPAQRGLAIAAIVIGIIALACSLAACICCCCCKKRSHDVLMQMKAPNEC; encoded by the coding sequence ATGCCACTGAAACATTATCTCCTTTTGCTGGTGGGCTGCCAAGTCTGGGCTGCGGGCTTGGCCTACTATGGCTGCCCTAGTGAATGTACCTGCTCCAGGGCCTCCCAGGTGGAGTGCATCGGGGCACGCATCGTGGCGGTGCCCACCCCGCTGCCCTGGAACGCCATGAGCCTGCAGATCCTGAACACGCACATCACCGAGCTCAACGAGTCTCCGTTCCTCAACATCTCAGCCCTGATCGCCCTGAGGATTGAGAAGAACGAGCTGTCCCACATCATGCCCGGGGCCTTCCGCAACCTGGGCTCGCTGCGCTACCTCAGCCTCGCCAACAACAAGCTTCAGGTCCTGCCTGTTGGCCTCTTCCAGGGCCTGGACAACCTCGAGTCCCTCCTTCTGTCCAGCAACCAGCTGGTGCAGATCCAGCCGGCCCACTTCTCCCAGTTCAGCAACCtcaaggagctgcagctgcatggcAACCACCTGGAGTACATCCCTGATGGGGTCTTTGACCACCTGGTGGGTCTCACCAAGCTCAACCTGGGCAAGAATAGCCTCACCCACCTCTCACCCAGGGTCTTCCAGCGCCTGGGGAACCTCCAGGTCCTCCGGCTGTATGAGAACAGGCTCTCGGACCTCCCCATGGGCTGTTTTGATGGGCTTGGCAACCTCCAGGAGCTGGCCCTGCAGCAGAACCAGATTGGCATGCTGCCCCCCGGCCTCTTCCACAACAACCGGAACCTCCAGAGGCTCTACCTGTCCAACAACCACATCTCCCAGCTGCCCCCCGGCATCTTCATGCAGCTGCCCCAGCTCAACAGGCTCACGCTCTTCGGGAATTCCCTGAAGGAGCTCTCCCCAGGCATCTTTGGACCCATGCACAACCTGCGAGAGCTTTGGCTTTACGACAACCACATCACCTCCCTCCCGGACAATGTCTTCAGCAGCCTTCGCCAGTTGCAGGTCCTGATCCTCAGCCGCAACCAGATCAGCTACATCTCCCCCGATGCCTTCAATGGGCTGGTGGAGCTGCAGGAGCTGTCGCTCCACACCAACGCGCTGCAGGAGCTGGACGGGAACGTCTTCCGCATGTTAACCAACCTGCAGAACATCTCCCTGCAGAACAACCGCCTCAGACAGCTCCCGGGGAACATCTTCGCCAATGTCAATGACCTCATGACCATCCAGCTGCAGAACAACCAGCTGGAGAACCTGCCCTTGGGCATCTTTGATCACCTGGGGAAGCTGTGCGAGCTGCGGCTCTATGACAACCCCTGGAGGTGTGACTCAGACATCCTTCCGCTCCACAATTGGCTTCTGCTTAACAGGGCCCGGCTGGGGACGGACACCCTCCCGGTGTGTTTCAGCCCAGCCAGTGTCCGAGGCCAGTCCCtcatcatcatcagcatcagTGTCGCTATCCCCAGTGTCCAGGGCCCAGTGACCCCcgaggtgcccagccacccagACACATCGCAGTACCCGGACACATCCAGCTACACTGACACCACCTCCGTCTCCTCCGCCACTGACTTCACCAGCACCGTGTCGGACTACACTGATCTGACCACCATCGGGGTCACGGATTCCCAGAGCATGACCCCAGCCCAGAGAGGGCTGGCCATTGCCGCCATTGTCATTGGCATCATTGCCCTGGCCTGTTCCCTGGCTGCCTgcatctgctgctgctgctgcaagaAGAGGAGCCATGACGTTCTGATGCAGATGAAGGCACCCAATGAGTGTTAG